The Onychostoma macrolepis isolate SWU-2019 chromosome 20, ASM1243209v1, whole genome shotgun sequence nucleotide sequence GTCATTTCCACTATCTCTTTGACCTTTGAGAGCATTTATCTGTTTGAACATTAAGTCTCACAAATTCATCGCTGtgaagtacacacacacacacacaccttatcCAAAAGATCACAGTCTCACCTACTACATAGTCTCTTCCTCAGACAGAATAAGCTCTGTATTTCCAATCTcttcaaaaaaaattctgaactTCACTATGACTCAGGAAGAAGCTGCATTAGACtttaaagcacacacacacacacacacacacatatatacacccCCACACTAATTCAGTCTGTCAGCTCCGTGACTTAGTCAGACATCCCAGCGTGCTGAAGCTTAGTCAACAGTGCCCAGTCTCTGGAGTTCCCTCGCTTTTGCAGCGCTACAGCACAAAAGTGCTTTTATAGTTAAGATACTGTTTctaatattatatttcaaaaaaggTTGCCTCTTCATATACTTCATATAGAGTGAGAACATTCTATTTGGATCTGAGTTTTCCCCTAGTATACCACAGATCAGAGCATTCAGTTTGCATGCATATATTGTCTACCCAATCTTGAACATAGTTGCATTTTTGACACAGACACAATTGAACATAATTGAATGTAGATATGTGTGCAGTTATGTCTTTGTCTTTGGTTTTCACATCATTTGCTTATGCAGAATGTGTGTGGCTCTGCATGAAAGTTGTACTGgaactgtatgtgtgtgtgcgctgcaTGTGTGATGCATGTATGTTACTAACTGGCCCTTTTGCCTGTCTGCCCTCGTCAACTGATCTCCAGGGGAGACGTTTGACAGGCAGGCCAGCATCCGCCGCTCCCTAATAAACACTGACACTCTGGTCCGCCGGCCCAAGAAGGTTAAGCGGAGAAAGACTATTTCAGGGGTGCCTGACAGCGTCCAACAGGAACTAGGTATGGTATGGCTTTGCCAGCTCTCTCTGCTGCTGCTCCTGCCTCACCTGTTTCCATTTAGTTGAGTTTCATGTAGCACTGTAGCTGTCATGACCATCTAATGTAGTTTGACATGACCGTGCCTCATTCCCATCTCAACGCATTTTCTTTGCATTGATTTTAGAATCTTAGAACTATCCTAATCTGAGCTCTCCCTCTATCCAAAGAAATGTATTCCTATTTAAAATTACCGTCTCATAAATCTACTCTCAAATCATGTATCGATTTGAGTGCCCTAAATGGGGattttgttttacttctttTTTCACTGTGTGAGTCTTTGCATGCATACTCTCGACGCTCTCTGTTATATAATCTCAGCATCCAACAGCTGCATCCAGCGGCATTCCATTTCCCACCACTCCCCTGGGTCACGGTCCCTGATTCTGTTTAGTTTGCTTCCTGTTAGTGTATGTGAGAGCTGATTTTGGAACCATTGTTGGAGGAGGCATGCTACATTTTGCTTTGCAGCCAACTGAAGCCACTACATAATCCCCTATTCAGATTCCTCTGGCAAAACACTTCATATTTTATCAGGGAAGTAATAGAGGGGGAGGGGAGAGGTAAATCGACATAGTAGAAGAAAGAAAATTGCAGATAGTCATCATAGTTGGGTGTGTATTATAAGCAAGTTTCATACATATCCATTTTCAATAACACTAGCGTACTGTTAAAATTTCTGCGCACATGCTAGATTATGGGGATTGTGGAAAGGGCATTCTGCATCACTATTTGTATTTTCTATTTGTAGATAAGCTTTTAATCAACCCTTCTCTATCAGAACAGATGGGTGTGGGGGAGAAATAGAGTGTCTTTCTCTTTAAAGATGTACTCTTTGTGCGATGCACAATAAATCTACATTAAGTCCCATTGTGTTGTTTATATATGCAGAGGTAAGGACTAACTTCATGCCCTGGTTTAAAACTAAAGTTGATCTGATAGAAATGCTTTTAAGACAAGTCTCTGTCTAATGGTTTAGAATAACATGATTACGTTTGTATGATAATTTATTCGCTAACAATGAGCGTGACGTTAAAGAGATGCAAAGTTGCACTCTGTGGTGTGCATATAGTAACAGGAGGCATAATGCATTAACAGCCTGTGGTTTtcaactaaactctaaaaatgtcTCTGCAAATGCATGCATATATGAATGAGCCCATAAATATGTGTGGTTTGTGTGGAAGCGTGCTGTAGTGCCTGTCCCCCTAAGATCCTCGATTTAGTGCACACACTCTCATTGACACTCAGGAATGGACAACATATTTGGCACCAGACATTAAGATATCAGTCTTAATCAAAGTTTCCAAAAGTCATCAACATGCCATATGTGGCTTCAGCTAATCAAATTAATTAGCTCTCAATTGAGAGGGTTAATCTGATTGGCAGCTGATGTCACAAAGAGATGGAGGGGAAAGAACAGAGAAACAAGCAGCTGTAGTATTTGTCATAATTTtctcttttctgtttttctccacAGCAGCTAAAGGGCGTGGAGGAGAGCTTCGGCCACAGTCCATGTTTATCCCTGGACAGTATTCAACACTTGGGCGAGTCATAAATGGGAATTCAACTCTCCGTCGATCTATAACAAAAGATTCTGGCTGCCagactgaaaatgtaaaaattgtcCCACCCTCTGTGAGGAGAATACGGGCTCAGAAGGGCCAAGGAATTGCTGCTCAGATGGCCGGCATCTCCACCTCTGCCACGAACATCTCTTCAGTTTCTGATGGGAGCTCCCCTGGAAATTCAGTTGTTGTAATGGCACCACAGTTTGGCAATGATATCCAACGTTTTCACAGCTTGCCACGAGGTGCACGGGTCTCTCTTAACGCAGAGCCCCTTTACAGTAGCACCCCTTTCAGGCAAGAAGACTCCACTGCAAAATCAACTCAACAGATTGGAAAATTACAAGTAGATGATACTGTGGTGCACATGAGGAATGCCCCCAGGGTATGCACCCAAGCACGGCCAAAATCTCAGGAGGTTAGAGGTACTCAAAGGGAGTGGGGATCTGTCTCGGGTCCAGCCTGTGTAGTTTCTCCACATGCTGCCTACTCAACCTCCCTTATACCTAATGCTACTCTATCATGTTCTGCTGAGGTTATCGCACTTCACACCACGTCAAGCCCTGGCCAGAGCCCACTTGCTGGCTCACCGTACACTAAAGCTAGACCTCTTAGCATGGTCTCAGCTGTCAACAGTGAGAGCACCAGTAGTGTGGGCACAGGATCACACACACCAGAAGCAGGTATGAAGGATACCTCCAGTGAGACTGGCCGGTCCGATAGCAGTTTGCACAGCCACAGCACCCTTGCCGCAGGAACACTGTCTTCAGACGAGCAATGGATTTACGACACTCCTGAGAATGTCTTGCCCAGAAGAACACTATCTTCCAGCTGCTCAACACCCATAAATCATCTCTATAGTAGCCTTGAACGCTCCTCAAAAGGCACAGACTCTAGTTCGCTCTACTCTATGGACAATGATGGCTACTACACTTCCATGCATCTGGATTCAGGCCTTAGGTCAAGGAGCCAGGGTAGCGGCCATGGTCATGGCATAGGAGGAAGAGCGGCAAGACACAGTATGTACGAGTGCCTGGGTCAGCAAGAAGACCGAAACAGCTTGTACAGTGACCGGTCGCTGTCACGTTCCATTTCTCTACGCAAGCCTAAGAAACCACCTCTTCCACCAGCACGCACAGACTCTCTAAGACGAAAGCCTAAGAAAGCCAGCTCTCCCACTGCCAGTATTGGACGGTCAGATATTAGCAATGGTCCGCTTCTCAATGAGTCATTGATTGCCACGCTCCAGCAGTCACTTCAGAATGGGCTGAAAGGCAAAGGGTCCTCCACCTCACCATCTCATAGTCCTTGTAGTGACTATGAGGACCCCTGGATGCTTCGTTCCAGGAGCCAGAGCAGCATCAGTGCAGGCAGCAGTGGTGTGTCAGCTACAGGGATGGCTCATGTGTACTCCATTTGTCACGTCACACCTTCTCATAGTGACACTAGTAGCCTCCGTTCTGATTATGCGGACTCCTGGGGCTACTACATGGAGTACCCTCGTCCATCTGGAGATCAAACACAGTCACCTTGCACCAATTCACTTTCTGCTGTACAAGTGGTTGAGATGGGAAATGGGAAAAGCCTCCACAATGGTAACCAGGCTAATCTTCCTCATGCTCAGGAAGGAAGTGATGTGTCTgtgaagcctaaaacaggcacCTCATCACCGGATAGGGTACATCGGTTGACTTCTCCATCAAGTGGATACTCGAGTCAATCCAACACTCCAACAGCTGGCACTCCTGTTCCCTCCTTCATGAGATGCATGTCCCCATCAGGCAAGCCCAAACCCAGAGTGCCTGAAAGAAAATCATCCCTGCTTTCATCTGTATCCATATCGTCGTCTTCCACTTCTCTTTCCTCCAACACCTCTGATTCCAACAGGAACAATAttcctcctccacctcctctACCAGTTGGTCCTGTGGCTCTTGTACCTTTTAATCCTCCATCCTCTCCTCCTCCCTTTCCGCCCTCCGGGCCGATGTGCACTATAGACCAGAAATTTCCCCCTCCGCCACCTCCTTTACCCACAACCCCCCATCAACAAGCATCCATGAGCCCTCCTTACATCAATTCCTCCCCTGAATTTCCACCACCTCCACCTCCGGAAGTGTTGACTGACCCTGTCTTGTCAAGCCTCAATAGTTCTTTCAGccctccaccacctcctccACCACTGCCTGCTTATTCTCCACCCCAAAATCAACACCTACCCAGCTTGACACCACCTACACCTTCCTCTGCTTGCTTAAAGGAAATTAAAGGTGGCCTAAAACCAGTGAACCTAGAAAGAAAACCAGTGTCGCCTCACTTTGAGGAGCTTAGTAAGATTGGCATGCCTCTCATCACCCCTTTGGCCCTGCAGAGGGTGCAGCTTCGGCCAGCAAAACGGCCAGAAAACAATGGAGTTAGCCAGTTAGGCAGACCCCAATCACCAGAGAAGCCTCAAAAACCAGGGCATCCCACAATTCCTTGCATACCTCCAAATTTAAGGCCATCATCTCCAGAGAAAAAACTCTCCATCCAGCATAGCCAGGATAGCCATGCTGAAGCAGAACCTGGCTGTGTAATATCATATTCTGAACAGACATCCTGCTTTACAAATGGTTCCATAGATCTTGGTGAGGTTAAGGCCACAGCTGAAGTAGATGGTCTCGAGACTGCCCTCGCATCACCTGCGGAAACGCCACAAAACTCTACACCCAAGAGGAAGCCTCCTCTGATTTCCAAAAAGCCCAAGTTTTCTTTCATCTTTTCCTCAGTGGATCATGTCAGTGATTTGCTGAGTGCTCAGAATGACGATAAAATCTCCACTATAGCTGAAGATCTGGACACCACACCTGTGCCAGAACAGGAAGAAAAGGCAACTGAGAAAGATGGCATTGACATTTCTACACCTCCTGAGGAAATAAGAGACATTTCTCCCACAAATGGTGAAGCTCAGGAGTTCTCCCAGACTGGTACCATTACTCCTGATACAGACAAGGGCACCTCTGAAGCAGAGGATGAAGAaagagatgatgatgatgtaacCAGCAGCACAGGATCTTTTGGCTCTAAAGATGATGAAAGTGGTGAGTTAGATTTTCCTAATTTTACTCTGTGAGGTTGGAGATCATTTATAAACCTGGATGACACAAAatcatacaattttaaatactCTGGCCTTTTTAAAGAGTCAGAGGCACTATTAGATGACATTGTGATCTCAACCTCTAAATTACATAAAGAGAGATGATAGGAACAACGGGATGCACATTAGCAGCTTGTATGAATGGGACATCACTGCAGCAGCCCTTTGGATTCAGTACTTttacttctctctctctgtcttttccCAAAACTATCACTATATTCATTCAGCCACCCCTCCTCTCTCACCACCATCTGTCCCTTTGACTTTTGATTCTTCTATTCCTCTATATCAGGgatactcaaatctggctcgcgagatccactttcctgcagagtttagctccaaccctaatcaaacacacctgagcatgctaatcaatgtcttcaggatcattagaaaatcacaggtaggtgagtttgatcagggttggagctaaactctgcaggaaagtggatctggCAAGCCAGATTTGAGTATCACTGCTGTATATCCTTCTGTtgttcattctttcatttattcattctctCAGTAGATGTTTTGCATGCATTTTACATgacaaatgtaaatgaataatattaataaattattcattatttaatgaatatttagAGTAGCTATACACAGACATCTcttaaatgaatttttttagtttaatgaaGGTGTGCAGCTTACATATCAGGACTTTTCTAGGTATTTCTctcttatattttttaaatctttacagCTAAAGAGAATATGTGCATCTCTTTCAACATCATCATTGTTACAGTGACCACACTCACACTTCTAGCCATAGTCAGGATAGAATGGGACAGCATTCCCTAGGGAAAGCTTTTAAACGGGATGGGGCGGGGGGTGGAGCTGACAGTGGGTATAGGAGGAGAGAAGCGAGGGAGGGGTAGGGAAGAGAGCGCGTAACGTGAGATCACCCTCAGCAGCTCAGGCAAGTGCAGATGTGAGCTGAGAAGAGAGCAGAGCAACTGAACTCTGGAAAGGTGGATACAACCATAACAATGTAAGAGAATATTAAACATACAGCTTTTTACCATCCTTCATACATGTTACAATTGAACGTGATGCATATGTGCGTGTCCTTGGATTTATTGACGGCTGTGTCTTGGTActtgttttaaaatcttgtattttcttatattttgcataatccGTGTTCAAGCTCTCTAGTGTTTTAAATCTGCCTAGAAGGTTTTCCTCTCCATtctttgaatgtttttgttagACAAGTTTGTCCCAACATGCCTATGCATTTTGACGTAACAGTATCGAGTTCTAGAATGCAAGGCGTGTATTTATGAGCAAGACAGTATCGGTTTGACAGCTGAGTTTGTTATTATCAGagcacatttacattacatttatgcatttggtagatgcttttatgaatttttaaacgCTTTTGACCTTGGTGTTGGAAGTGCAATACTTTTACGATAATAACACTGGTATTAtaacaactctctctctctctctctctctctctatatatatatatatatatatatatatatatatatatatgtgtgtgtgtgtatatatgtatgaatttaaatatatattattattattattatatgagtTTGATATATGAAGTTTCTACCAGGTGAGCTGTTCGAGTCCAGCACGTTGGACGTCACTCAGTCTCCCAGCATCAACAGCGACAAATGTGGGGACATGGTGACCCCCACGCGGCCCCGCACCACAGAGGACCTCTTTGCTGCCATTCACAGGTAAATTTCCACAATACTTTGCTGTGATCCCTTTTCCAGTCTGGTCTACTTCCTTTCCACTCCATCCCTCCCTCATCCCGTAAACCGCATCCATAATTTTAAAGCGGGCTGTCCAATCCAATCTCAGATACATTCATCAAAGATGGAGCGTAGAAGGAAAGCAGCCTGTAAAGAGTATGGCTTCTGTGGTCTCTGTCTGTCAGATTAAAAAATGCCCCAGGCTGAAGTATTACCCCACTGGATGCTTATAGTTTGGCTGTATTGGAGTAACATGCACTCTCTTCTAATTCCATCATAAAACACTCATAGCCTTACTGCAGTCTTTCACATGAAAACGCAGCTCTGACgcattatttaaaattcattatgTTGTTGTGTTTTAGTTCACACAGCTGTATTACGTATGCAGGCTTGCCATAGTCACGTGTAATGGGCAGGTTTTTGAAGTTCTTCAGCACGGCACACAATTTCATTCGAGAGGATTTGGTTTCTTCCgctacagtgtgtgtgtgtgtgtgcggcttTGCTCTTCCTTCTGCTCTGGACCGCTGCAATCTCACACAGATATTAGAGCAAAAGATATCCTTGAAATGGAAGACCAGTTTAGATGTAGTGTGACAGAGCACCAGATGCTATGTGCTCCGTAAATCCTGCGGTTTGCCCACTGCCACTCTCAAAGCACTGAGCTTTAGATGAATCAAATAATAAAGCTGAAGCGAAAGATAGATTACAACCACAGTGTTTATAGCATTTATCTCAAGATTTGACCTACTGTGTTTTACAAGGACTTGACATagcaaaaaaaatctgtatttattcaaataatctatatttcaaaatatagaaACAGGCTTAAAACAAGATAAGCATACATTTCGGTTAAAAATTGAATCCTATTACAGTTGTAatcttaaaactaaaattggATTCTTTTAATATATCACTGtgttttaatatatcaaaataatagtctcTGCACCTAATGCAATTtggcttctcaagtaaatttgtcattttaaggagatgtatatatgtgtgtgtgtgtgtgtgtgtgtgtgtgtatacagtatgtatgtgtctgtgtgtgtatgtatatatatatatatatatatatatatatatatatatatatatatatatatatatatatatatatatatatatatagaaaatgcatatatatatatatatatatatatatatatatgcattttctATATTTATCTTTAAAGGATTTGTTTAGGATTTTTaggtattgtttttttttttagatattgtATATCTGACACTTTCAACTCTTGCTTCCACATCCCTTGTAATTTTCCCACTATCTGTCATATCTGTTGTTCTCTTCGTCCTTGGTCTTCCCTGATCTCTTCCACCCTCCTTTTCCTTCTCTTTCGTTCAGCCTGGACCAGTTGAACATGAACACCCCCCAACATATGAGGTGCGATCTGGCAAGTAATTAGCCGATGGCTGTTCGTCTCGTGATGATGCTAGGGTGGGATTAGCTCTATAATCTCCCAGCGCATCTCAGACTTGGGATGAATTTCTGCTCCATCCCGCAGATAATCCCACGCTCCCTAATCTGCAGCAGTTATGCCATGCTAATGAATTTGATTTGATCCTGGGCACACATGCTAGTGTTCATTGACCCAAGGTCCCCCTACTGGTTGGGTGAATGAACAGCCCTCCGGGTTAAAACGATGCTGGGCATTTTGCCCAGTTTGCTTTGTTGATTAAGCTTCCATTATGTCTGCACTTCCATAAAGTTGCAACGCTTGCAGTATTCCTCTTTGGTTTGGCTTTTAAAGCACTGAATTTGTATTAAACAAAACCCCCCACACTCCCGCTGTTTATATCCTGCATTGTCAAGTTATTCCTGCTTTTCCAATCTTGCAGTGAAGTTTTGGTTTGCTGGGGGCTAGCTGAGTTTAATGAGAAAG carries:
- the nhsl1b gene encoding NHS-like protein 1 isoform X6 codes for the protein MVFIGTSLKSVIKYFKRKAVSNLDEEKKWTVHYTAPWHQQENVFLPGSRPACVEDLHRQAKVNLKTALRECDKLRKDGFRSSQYYSQGPTFSGSTNSQHEDEEIEDNEADKKSTASSGEEEKDTCQMRAQSPTQVEGVEVDGQMSQSKAPPLPTPEEKMRQQAQAVLTDIVPINVTGETFDRQASIRRSLINTDTLVRRPKKVKRRKTISGVPDSVQQELAAKGRGGELRPQSMFIPGQYSTLGRVINGNSTLRRSITKDSGCQTENVKIVPPSVRRIRAQKGQGIAAQMAGISTSATNISSVSDGSSPGNSVVVMAPQFGNDIQRFHSLPRGARVSLNAEPLYSSTPFRQEDSTAKSTQQIGKLQVDDTVVHMRNAPRVCTQARPKSQEVRGTQREWGSVSGPACVVSPHAAYSTSLIPNATLSCSAEVIALHTTSSPGQSPLAGSPYTKARPLSMVSAVNSESTSSVGTGSHTPEAGMKDTSSETGRSDSSLHSHSTLAAGTLSSDEQWIYDTPENVLPRRTLSSSCSTPINHLYSSLERSSKGTDSSSLYSMDNDGYYTSMHLDSGLRSRSQGSGHGHGIGGRAARHSMYECLGQQEDRNSLYSDRSLSRSISLRKPKKPPLPPARTDSLRRKPKKASSPTASIGRSDISNGPLLNESLIATLQQSLQNGLKGKGSSTSPSHSPCSDYEDPWMLRSRSQSSISAGSSGVSATGMAHVYSICHVTPSHSDTSSLRSDYADSWGYYMEYPRPSGDQTQSPCTNSLSAVQVVEMGNGKSLHNGNQANLPHAQEGSDVSVKPKTGTSSPDRVHRLTSPSSGYSSQSNTPTAGTPVPSFMRCMSPSGKPKPRVPERKSSLLSSVSISSSSTSLSSNTSDSNRNNIPPPPPLPVGPVALVPFNPPSSPPPFPPSGPMCTIDQKFPPPPPPLPTTPHQQASMSPPYINSSPEFPPPPPPEVLTDPVLSSLNSSFSPPPPPPPLPAYSPPQNQHLPSLTPPTPSSACLKEIKGGLKPVNLERKPVSPHFEELSKIGMPLITPLALQRVQLRPAKRPENNGVSQLGRPQSPEKPQKPGHPTIPCIPPNLRPSSPEKKLSIQHSQDSHAEAEPGCVISYSEQTSCFTNGSIDLGEVKATAEVDGLETALASPAETPQNSTPKRKPPLISKKPKFSFIFSSVDHVSDLLSAQNDDKISTIAEDLDTTPVPEQEEKATEKDGIDISTPPEEIRDISPTNGEAQEFSQTGTITPDTDKGTSEAEDEERDDDDVTSSTGSFGSKDDESGELFESSTLDVTQSPSINSDKCGDMVTPTRPRTTEDLFAAIHRSKRKVLGRKESEEDRSRGSVSPPATPTGMAPSLTSSLPRQTSSIQRSLRKSATSSDTFKALLLKKGSRSETSFRMSAAEMLRSTDPRFQRARSLDDSFDPASPTGESPCSSPGRNKRMSEDWARNEGMFSTSPSLIGPKYGRSRTPPSAASSKYNARSRILSSPMTVICERDGELTDCEDPCPVPPSNMPLPISQDSNSTLCEQSGS
- the nhsl1b gene encoding NHS-like protein 1 isoform X3 encodes the protein MMRDKRSGSFRRDRDKAEKAAPISRALSWLSVSSLSQQTRKLFRSQTSLHRHSHTPHGVDEDDDWVYEPQHYIAVSNLDEEKKWTVHYTAPWHQQENVFLPGSRPACVEDLHRQAKVNLKTALRECDKLRKDGFRSSQYYSQGPTFSGSTNSQHEDEEIEDNEADKKSTASSGEEEKDTCQMRAQSPTQVEGVEVDGQMSQSKAPPLPTPEEKMRQQAQAVLTDIVPINVTGETFDRQASIRRSLINTDTLVRRPKKVKRRKTISGVPDSVQQELAAKGRGGELRPQSMFIPGQYSTLGRVINGNSTLRRSITKDSGCQTENVKIVPPSVRRIRAQKGQGIAAQMAGISTSATNISSVSDGSSPGNSVVVMAPQFGNDIQRFHSLPRGARVSLNAEPLYSSTPFRQEDSTAKSTQQIGKLQVDDTVVHMRNAPRVCTQARPKSQEVRGTQREWGSVSGPACVVSPHAAYSTSLIPNATLSCSAEVIALHTTSSPGQSPLAGSPYTKARPLSMVSAVNSESTSSVGTGSHTPEAGMKDTSSETGRSDSSLHSHSTLAAGTLSSDEQWIYDTPENVLPRRTLSSSCSTPINHLYSSLERSSKGTDSSSLYSMDNDGYYTSMHLDSGLRSRSQGSGHGHGIGGRAARHSMYECLGQQEDRNSLYSDRSLSRSISLRKPKKPPLPPARTDSLRRKPKKASSPTASIGRSDISNGPLLNESLIATLQQSLQNGLKGKGSSTSPSHSPCSDYEDPWMLRSRSQSSISAGSSGVSATGMAHVYSICHVTPSHSDTSSLRSDYADSWGYYMEYPRPSGDQTQSPCTNSLSAVQVVEMGNGKSLHNGNQANLPHAQEGSDVSVKPKTGTSSPDRVHRLTSPSSGYSSQSNTPTAGTPVPSFMRCMSPSGKPKPRVPERKSSLLSSVSISSSSTSLSSNTSDSNRNNIPPPPPLPVGPVALVPFNPPSSPPPFPPSGPMCTIDQKFPPPPPPLPTTPHQQASMSPPYINSSPEFPPPPPPEVLTDPVLSSLNSSFSPPPPPPPLPAYSPPQNQHLPSLTPPTPSSACLKEIKGGLKPVNLERKPVSPHFEELSKIGMPLITPLALQRVQLRPAKRPENNGVSQLGRPQSPEKPQKPGHPTIPCIPPNLRPSSPEKKLSIQHSQDSHAEAEPGCVISYSEQTSCFTNGSIDLGEVKATAEVDGLETALASPAETPQNSTPKRKPPLISKKPKFSFIFSSVDHVSDLLSAQNDDKISTIAEDLDTTPVPEQEEKATEKDGIDISTPPEEIRDISPTNGEAQEFSQTGTITPDTDKGTSEAEDEERDDDDVTSSTGSFGSKDDESGELFESSTLDVTQSPSINSDKCGDMVTPTRPRTTEDLFAAIHRSKRKVLGRKESEEDRSRGSVSPPATPTGMAPSLTSSLPRQTSSIQRSLRKSATSSDTFKALLLKKGSRSETSFRMSAAEMLRSTDPRFQRARSLDDSFDPASPTGESPCSSPGRNKRMSEDWARNEGMFSTSPSLIGPKYGRSRTPPSAASSKYNARSRILSSPMTVICERDGELTDCEDPCPVPPSNMPLPISQDSNSTLCEQSGS
- the nhsl1b gene encoding NHS-like protein 1 isoform X2 codes for the protein MPFPKRTVEPELVNRLRGSGGSEKSFTTPDGRRVRKPVLFSSLEEVCCHTLTSILHQLSDLSRHASDIFLGIETQAVLVTQRTSTIQVRLERLQLNVCKFDHKTVKIPVSNLDEEKKWTVHYTAPWHQQENVFLPGSRPACVEDLHRQAKVNLKTALRECDKLRKDGFRSSQYYSQGPTFSGSTNSQHEDEEIEDNEADKKSTASSGEEEKDTCQMRAQSPTQVEGVEVDGQMSQSKAPPLPTPEEKMRQQAQAVLTDIVPINVTGETFDRQASIRRSLINTDTLVRRPKKVKRRKTISGVPDSVQQELAAKGRGGELRPQSMFIPGQYSTLGRVINGNSTLRRSITKDSGCQTENVKIVPPSVRRIRAQKGQGIAAQMAGISTSATNISSVSDGSSPGNSVVVMAPQFGNDIQRFHSLPRGARVSLNAEPLYSSTPFRQEDSTAKSTQQIGKLQVDDTVVHMRNAPRVCTQARPKSQEVRGTQREWGSVSGPACVVSPHAAYSTSLIPNATLSCSAEVIALHTTSSPGQSPLAGSPYTKARPLSMVSAVNSESTSSVGTGSHTPEAGMKDTSSETGRSDSSLHSHSTLAAGTLSSDEQWIYDTPENVLPRRTLSSSCSTPINHLYSSLERSSKGTDSSSLYSMDNDGYYTSMHLDSGLRSRSQGSGHGHGIGGRAARHSMYECLGQQEDRNSLYSDRSLSRSISLRKPKKPPLPPARTDSLRRKPKKASSPTASIGRSDISNGPLLNESLIATLQQSLQNGLKGKGSSTSPSHSPCSDYEDPWMLRSRSQSSISAGSSGVSATGMAHVYSICHVTPSHSDTSSLRSDYADSWGYYMEYPRPSGDQTQSPCTNSLSAVQVVEMGNGKSLHNGNQANLPHAQEGSDVSVKPKTGTSSPDRVHRLTSPSSGYSSQSNTPTAGTPVPSFMRCMSPSGKPKPRVPERKSSLLSSVSISSSSTSLSSNTSDSNRNNIPPPPPLPVGPVALVPFNPPSSPPPFPPSGPMCTIDQKFPPPPPPLPTTPHQQASMSPPYINSSPEFPPPPPPEVLTDPVLSSLNSSFSPPPPPPPLPAYSPPQNQHLPSLTPPTPSSACLKEIKGGLKPVNLERKPVSPHFEELSKIGMPLITPLALQRVQLRPAKRPENNGVSQLGRPQSPEKPQKPGHPTIPCIPPNLRPSSPEKKLSIQHSQDSHAEAEPGCVISYSEQTSCFTNGSIDLGEVKATAEVDGLETALASPAETPQNSTPKRKPPLISKKPKFSFIFSSVDHVSDLLSAQNDDKISTIAEDLDTTPVPEQEEKATEKDGIDISTPPEEIRDISPTNGEAQEFSQTGTITPDTDKGTSEAEDEERDDDDVTSSTGSFGSKDDESGELFESSTLDVTQSPSINSDKCGDMVTPTRPRTTEDLFAAIHRSKRKVLGRKESEEDRSRGSVSPPATPTGMAPSLTSSLPRQTSSIQRSLRKSATSSDTFKALLLKKGSRSETSFRMSAAEMLRSTDPRFQRARSLDDSFDPASPTGESPCSSPGRNKRMSEDWARNEGMFSTSPSLIGPKYGRSRTPPSAASSKYNARSRILSSPMTVICERDGELTDCEDPCPVPPSNMPLPISQDSNSTLCEQSGS